One region of Hoeflea sp. 108 genomic DNA includes:
- the tssE gene encoding type VI secretion system baseplate subunit TssE, with amino-acid sequence MSTSASEPHVRRSATAAGSPRAKREAVQPSLWDRLVNDVPGLASEIGELQRALQDELGAERLDALVSGGRRAIDADPELSTEQKSRLNRLVDQNMRRTELESRGVVVSARVLREAVRRDIEALFNTERFESSPLLSDLELEHASAGPPALDDFPEVRRSVVNYGVPSFSGRSSRDFDRDMLAREIRAVLATFEPRLKESATKVTVNLGDKTGLKIEIDGVLIMTPTPERLRLRTTINLDNGVARTDLKES; translated from the coding sequence ATGTCCACATCGGCAAGTGAGCCTCATGTTCGGCGCAGTGCCACGGCTGCGGGCAGCCCGCGAGCCAAGCGCGAGGCGGTCCAGCCTTCCCTGTGGGACCGTCTGGTCAACGATGTACCCGGGCTCGCCTCCGAGATAGGCGAGCTGCAACGGGCGCTTCAGGATGAATTGGGAGCGGAGCGTCTGGACGCGCTCGTGAGCGGCGGCCGGCGTGCGATCGATGCCGACCCCGAGCTGAGCACTGAGCAGAAGAGCCGGCTCAATCGCCTCGTCGACCAGAACATGCGCCGCACCGAACTCGAGAGCCGCGGTGTCGTGGTGTCGGCTCGCGTGCTGCGCGAAGCCGTACGGCGCGACATCGAGGCGCTTTTCAACACCGAGCGCTTCGAGTCCTCGCCGCTGCTGTCCGATCTCGAATTGGAGCATGCCTCCGCCGGCCCGCCCGCGCTCGACGATTTCCCGGAGGTGCGGCGCAGCGTCGTCAACTATGGCGTGCCCTCGTTTTCGGGCCGCTCGTCGCGCGACTTCGACCGGGACATGCTGGCCCGCGAAATCCGCGCCGTACTCGCCACCTTCGAGCCTCGCCTGAAAGAGAGCGCCACCAAGGTGACGGTCAATCTCGGCGACAAGACCGGCCTGAAGATCGAGATCGATGGCGTGCTGATCATGACGCCCACGCCTGAAAGGTTGCGGCTGCGCACGACCATCAATCTCGACAATGGCGTCGCCCGCACCGACCTGAAGGAAAGCTGA
- the tssD gene encoding type VI secretion system tube protein TssD → MPDTRTKIDGFLKVPDIPGPSVRDGHDEEIEVYGVDYTMVAPHDPNSLSRRGRVALGMIEFTKHYDMASPYLQKALFENTLMDEVVFSCRRTIEGETSDYLVVTLSDASVVTYHMHPSEDEPDVIEDRVAFAYKTIKFNYDDKHEVEMDVHIGK, encoded by the coding sequence ATGCCTGATACCAGAACCAAGATAGACGGATTTCTGAAGGTTCCCGACATACCCGGCCCAAGCGTGCGCGACGGGCACGACGAAGAGATCGAGGTCTATGGCGTCGATTACACCATGGTTGCGCCACACGATCCAAACTCGCTGTCGCGGCGCGGCCGGGTGGCGTTGGGCATGATCGAGTTCACCAAGCATTACGACATGGCCTCGCCCTACCTGCAGAAGGCGCTGTTCGAAAACACCCTTATGGACGAGGTGGTGTTCTCCTGTCGGCGCACGATCGAAGGCGAGACGAGCGACTATCTTGTGGTAACGCTGAGCGATGCGTCCGTGGTGACCTATCACATGCATCCGAGCGAGGACGAACCGGACGTCATCGAGGACAGAGTGGCGTTCGCCTACAAAACCATCAAGTTCAATTACGACGATAAGCATGAGGTGGAAATGGATGTCCACATCGGCAAGTGA
- the tssC gene encoding type VI secretion system contractile sheath large subunit — translation MAEQQKTTAVAEAEAIDLGEFGELLEKDFKVKKDDSDKLQQLVRNLALAAKSRSDTTTISSNAIKSIKSLIAGIDKVLTTQVNEILHAPEVREMEGTWRGLWYLVNNTETDQKLKIRVMNISKEQLADTLEDFEGQMWDQSPVFKKVYTDEYSMFGGEPFGCLIGAYEFSNYPRDVSLLRNISGICASAHTPFIAAASPRLFRMDSWQELPNPQDLQQIVSNPAYASWQSLRESEDARYIGLAMPRVLARLPYGAETVPVKGFAFEEEVQGDHHKYVWMNAAFPMGVNINRSHKLFGWGTQIRGVENGGSVINLPVHNFPTDDGTVSMKCPTEVAIDDRREAELAKLGLMPILHRKNTDVAAFIGAHSLQDDETRAGRLVDPDAQSNERLSANLPYLFPVSRFAHYLKAIARDKIGSFKERSDMQVWLTEWINRYVLANPAFADDKARAKRPLAAAEVQVDSVEGRPGYYNARFYLRPHYQLEGINASLRLVSELPSVKS, via the coding sequence ATGGCCGAGCAACAGAAAACCACTGCAGTCGCCGAGGCCGAGGCCATCGACCTCGGCGAGTTTGGCGAACTCCTCGAAAAGGACTTCAAGGTCAAGAAGGACGACAGCGACAAGCTGCAGCAACTCGTCCGCAACCTTGCGCTCGCCGCCAAGTCGCGCTCCGACACAACGACGATCTCTTCCAACGCCATCAAGTCGATCAAGTCGCTGATCGCCGGCATCGACAAGGTGCTGACGACGCAGGTGAACGAAATCCTGCATGCACCCGAGGTGCGTGAAATGGAGGGCACCTGGCGCGGCCTCTGGTACCTCGTCAACAATACCGAGACCGACCAGAAGCTGAAGATCCGGGTGATGAACATATCCAAGGAGCAGCTGGCCGACACGCTTGAGGATTTCGAGGGCCAGATGTGGGACCAGAGCCCCGTCTTCAAGAAGGTCTACACCGACGAATATTCGATGTTTGGCGGCGAGCCCTTCGGCTGCCTCATCGGCGCCTACGAATTCTCCAACTATCCGCGCGACGTCAGCCTGTTGCGCAACATCTCGGGCATCTGCGCCTCGGCGCATACGCCCTTCATCGCCGCTGCCTCGCCACGGCTGTTTCGCATGGACAGCTGGCAGGAGCTGCCCAACCCGCAGGACCTGCAGCAGATCGTCTCCAACCCGGCCTATGCGTCATGGCAGTCGCTGCGCGAAAGCGAGGACGCCCGCTACATCGGGCTTGCCATGCCGCGCGTGCTGGCTCGCCTGCCCTATGGCGCCGAGACCGTGCCGGTTAAGGGTTTCGCCTTCGAGGAAGAGGTGCAGGGCGACCATCACAAATATGTCTGGATGAACGCCGCCTTCCCGATGGGCGTCAACATCAATCGCAGCCACAAGCTGTTCGGCTGGGGCACGCAGATCCGCGGCGTCGAGAATGGCGGTTCGGTGATCAACCTGCCCGTCCACAACTTCCCCACGGACGACGGCACCGTGTCGATGAAATGCCCGACGGAAGTGGCGATCGACGACCGACGCGAGGCGGAATTGGCCAAGCTCGGGCTGATGCCGATCCTGCATCGCAAGAACACCGACGTTGCCGCCTTCATCGGTGCGCATTCGCTGCAGGACGATGAAACCCGTGCCGGGCGTCTGGTCGATCCCGACGCCCAGTCCAACGAACGGCTGAGCGCCAACCTGCCCTACCTGTTCCCGGTCTCACGCTTCGCGCACTATCTCAAGGCGATCGCGCGCGACAAGATCGGTTCGTTCAAGGAACGCTCCGACATGCAGGTCTGGCTGACGGAGTGGATCAACCGCTATGTGCTGGCCAATCCCGCTTTCGCCGACGACAAGGCGCGCGCGAAGCGTCCGCTCGCCGCGGCAGAAGTGCAGGTGGACAGCGTCGAGGGCCGCCCTGGTTACTACAACGCCCGCTTCTACCTGCGACCGCACTACCAGCTGGAAGGAATCAACGCCTCGCTTCGTCTCGTGTCGGAGCTGCCTTCGGTCAAATCCTGA
- the tssB gene encoding type VI secretion system contractile sheath small subunit, whose protein sequence is MPAESKAKVIERNRAPRVQIAYDVETYGSPTTIELPFVMGVMADLSGASQTREAIKSIQDRSFVDTDANRFPKFMEALGPRVKARVKSTLPTTEGKEGEEELAVDLTFSSMGDFAPDKVAEQVPQLAEILKMRRQLVELLGFMDGRVDAEKRIAQLLNNEPLLGQIAGQALSGDDKAEG, encoded by the coding sequence ATGCCAGCTGAAAGCAAAGCAAAGGTCATCGAGCGCAATCGGGCACCGCGCGTGCAGATCGCCTACGATGTGGAGACCTACGGCAGTCCGACCACCATCGAGCTGCCTTTCGTCATGGGCGTGATGGCCGATCTCTCAGGTGCATCGCAGACCCGGGAAGCGATAAAGTCGATCCAGGACCGCAGCTTCGTCGACACCGACGCCAACCGCTTCCCCAAGTTCATGGAAGCGCTGGGGCCGCGGGTGAAGGCGCGGGTCAAGAGCACGCTGCCGACAACAGAGGGAAAGGAGGGCGAGGAAGAACTCGCCGTCGACCTGACCTTCTCCAGCATGGGCGACTTCGCCCCTGACAAGGTTGCCGAGCAGGTGCCGCAGCTGGCCGAGATCCTCAAGATGCGGCGCCAGCTCGTCGAGCTCCTGGGCTTCATGGACGGCCGCGTCGATGCCGAAAAGCGCATCGCCCAACTTCTGAACAACGAACCGCTGCTCGGGCAGATCGCCGGCCAGGCCCTGTCCGGCGACGACAAGGCGGAGGGCTGA
- the tssA gene encoding type VI secretion system protein TssA has protein sequence MVDLSLWLSPLDGANPSGEDLRNDPRFHELERLIDPPDEVIHDDNNKPSSEVAVAVDWSAVLRKAEELRPAGRDLRLLVIVTRALANEQGLPGLAEGLTLMAQSFDQHWETMHPALRPASTPRDTALRRVNALLDLQNANAGLLGNLRRMKFLTPRGFAPISGRDLEQGALDDRLMLQEAAQGLSNSERSALSAAHEQLLGRLRSGLAAQNDQQPDAVATLTSDLRNAISALEALDKAFNVRLETTGPAVPVLSRFLERMLATLQRGTRAAPTAEPVAASPIQPAPTANGHDRSPFATSMAAATLPDRINSRDDVVKCLDLVIAFYDRTEPSSPIPHLARRVRRMVPMDFVELMEDLAPSGLKEFRLLAGVPDTKKTSQKDER, from the coding sequence GTGGTTGACCTTTCTCTCTGGCTTAGCCCGCTGGACGGTGCGAATCCGTCGGGAGAGGATTTGCGCAACGACCCCCGTTTCCACGAGCTGGAGCGGCTGATCGACCCGCCCGACGAAGTCATCCACGACGACAACAACAAGCCATCGAGCGAAGTCGCTGTCGCGGTGGACTGGTCGGCGGTGCTGCGCAAGGCCGAGGAGCTGAGACCGGCCGGCCGCGACCTGCGCCTGCTCGTCATCGTCACCCGCGCGCTGGCCAATGAACAGGGCCTGCCAGGCCTCGCCGAAGGACTGACGCTTATGGCGCAGAGCTTCGACCAGCACTGGGAGACGATGCACCCCGCATTACGCCCGGCGTCGACGCCGCGCGACACCGCGCTCAGGCGCGTCAACGCGCTGCTCGACCTGCAGAACGCCAATGCCGGCCTGCTCGGCAATCTGCGCCGGATGAAGTTTCTCACGCCGCGCGGCTTCGCGCCGATCAGCGGCAGGGACCTCGAGCAGGGGGCACTCGACGACCGCCTGATGCTCCAGGAAGCGGCGCAAGGCCTGAGCAATTCCGAACGCTCTGCGCTGTCCGCCGCGCACGAGCAACTGCTGGGTCGACTGCGCAGCGGACTTGCGGCGCAGAACGACCAGCAGCCCGATGCAGTGGCGACGCTGACATCGGATTTGCGCAATGCGATCTCAGCCCTCGAGGCCCTGGACAAGGCCTTCAATGTGCGGCTCGAAACGACAGGACCTGCGGTGCCCGTCCTGTCGCGGTTTCTGGAGCGGATGCTGGCAACCCTGCAGCGTGGCACCCGTGCCGCGCCGACCGCTGAGCCAGTCGCTGCCTCGCCAATTCAACCGGCGCCGACGGCCAACGGCCACGACCGCAGCCCTTTCGCCACGTCAATGGCTGCTGCCACCCTGCCCGACCGCATCAACTCGCGTGATGACGTGGTCAAGTGCCTCGACCTCGTCATCGCCTTCTACGATCGCACCGAACCTTCCAGCCCGATCCCCCATCTCGCCCGCCGTGTCCGCCGCATGGTGCCGATGGATTTCGTCGAGCTGATGGAAGACCTCGCCCCCTCCGGGTTGAAGGAGTTCCGGCTTCTCGCCGGGGTTCCCGATACCAAGAAGACGTCCCAGAAGGATGAAAGGTAA
- a CDS encoding ATP-dependent Clp protease ATP-binding subunit — protein sequence MQHRRASQGFKRKELVGKLNPTCLRAFKAAADAAKLRGNPYVELVHFIEQLVLSDRSDVQMILRDAGVDAARIAADMTRAVDKLPYGATSIEEFSDHIFHAIQEAWSLATLEFGTEEVRSAHVVLACLKTPVLEGLVSKISVEFDKIDADAVIGRFAEVMEGSIEATGPAAAAETAEAPRRPGRGGDTALAKYATDLTQRARDGKIDAVVGRDPEIRQIVDILMRRRQNNPILTGEAGVGKTAVVEGFALRIAEDDVPPMLKGVSVRMLDVGLMQAGASVKGEFEKRLKAVIDEVQSSEVPIILFIDEAHTLIGAGGAAGTGDAANLLKPALARGELRTIAATTWAEYKQHIEKDPALTRRFQVVKIDEPDEAAAILMLRGVAGVLEKHHQVQILDEAIETAVKLSHRYIPARQLPDKAVSLLDTACARVAVSQHARPGAVEDLIRRKQALEVEQGIIGREAAIGIEVDDRKARVAKGLAETEAALAEAEARWESEKALAAEILELRATLRGQGVALDPVAAGASEGGTEAELVAPGDEVADQFQGGGQSVPETATSDTATAGDAADQAQESPSPLWGGARGGATPGFGAPSDPAADLARLKELSAQLAAAQGEAPLILLSVDRNAVAAVVQDWTGIPTGRMLSSQTEKALRLAQTLAARVVGQDHAMEMIAKRVQTSRAGLGAPEKPVGVFLLCGPSGVGKTETALALAEMLYGGEQNLISINMSEFQEAHTVSTLKGAPPGYVGYGKGGILTEAVRRRPYSVILLDEVEKAHPDVHEIFFQVFDKGMMDDSEGRRIDFKNSLILLTSNVGSEVIMQRTKNGQLREKIEDLDTALRAPLLKVFPAAFLGRVVTIPYYPLSGDMIEAITRHQFGKIARRLAASHGAELVIGDGVMDLIKARCTEIESGGRMIDAILTNTLLPELSRGVLNRSLDGEKLTRVTVGTSGEGFSYDFG from the coding sequence ATGCAGCATCGCAGGGCATCGCAGGGCTTCAAGCGCAAGGAACTCGTCGGCAAGCTGAATCCGACCTGCCTGCGCGCCTTCAAGGCTGCCGCCGACGCGGCAAAGCTGCGCGGCAACCCCTATGTCGAACTGGTTCACTTCATAGAACAGCTCGTCTTGTCGGATCGCTCCGATGTGCAGATGATCCTGCGCGATGCAGGCGTTGACGCCGCGCGCATCGCCGCCGACATGACAAGGGCGGTGGACAAGCTGCCTTATGGAGCTACATCCATTGAGGAGTTCTCCGACCACATCTTCCACGCTATCCAGGAGGCGTGGAGCCTGGCGACGCTGGAGTTCGGCACTGAGGAGGTGCGCAGCGCCCATGTCGTTCTGGCCTGCCTGAAGACGCCTGTGCTCGAAGGGCTGGTCTCGAAGATCAGCGTCGAGTTCGACAAGATCGATGCCGACGCCGTGATTGGCCGCTTCGCCGAGGTCATGGAAGGGTCGATCGAGGCGACGGGGCCGGCGGCGGCTGCCGAGACGGCGGAGGCGCCCCGGCGGCCTGGGCGGGGTGGAGACACGGCGCTGGCGAAATATGCGACCGACCTCACCCAGCGCGCCCGCGACGGCAAGATCGATGCGGTGGTTGGCCGCGATCCCGAGATCCGCCAGATCGTCGATATCCTGATGCGCAGGCGCCAGAACAACCCGATCCTCACCGGCGAGGCCGGCGTCGGCAAGACCGCCGTGGTCGAGGGCTTTGCGCTGCGCATCGCCGAGGACGACGTGCCGCCCATGCTCAAGGGCGTCAGCGTGCGCATGCTCGATGTCGGGCTGATGCAGGCTGGCGCGAGCGTCAAGGGCGAGTTCGAGAAGCGGCTGAAGGCTGTTATCGACGAGGTGCAATCCTCGGAGGTGCCGATCATCCTGTTCATCGACGAGGCGCATACGCTGATCGGCGCCGGCGGTGCTGCCGGCACGGGCGACGCCGCAAACCTGCTCAAGCCGGCCCTGGCGCGCGGCGAACTGCGCACCATCGCGGCCACCACATGGGCCGAGTACAAGCAGCACATCGAGAAGGACCCGGCACTGACCCGCCGCTTCCAGGTAGTCAAGATCGACGAACCGGACGAGGCCGCCGCCATCTTGATGCTGCGCGGGGTGGCCGGGGTGCTGGAGAAGCACCACCAGGTGCAGATCCTGGACGAGGCGATCGAAACGGCTGTGAAGCTGTCGCATCGCTACATCCCGGCGCGCCAACTGCCTGACAAGGCCGTCAGCCTGCTCGATACGGCCTGCGCGCGGGTCGCTGTCTCACAGCATGCGCGTCCCGGCGCGGTGGAAGACCTGATACGCCGCAAGCAGGCACTGGAGGTCGAACAGGGCATCATTGGCCGCGAGGCCGCCATCGGCATCGAGGTCGATGACAGGAAGGCGCGGGTAGCAAAAGGGCTGGCCGAGACTGAGGCGGCGCTGGCCGAGGCGGAGGCTCGTTGGGAATCTGAGAAAGCGCTGGCTGCAGAAATCCTGGAGCTTCGCGCCACGCTTCGTGGGCAGGGAGTAGCGCTTGACCCGGTGGCCGCAGGCGCCTCGGAAGGGGGAACTGAGGCGGAGCTGGTAGCGCCCGGCGATGAGGTTGCCGATCAGTTCCAAGGCGGTGGCCAGAGTGTTCCCGAAACCGCTACATCGGACACGGCGACCGCCGGCGACGCTGCCGATCAGGCGCAGGAATCCCCCTCACCCTTGTGGGGAGGGGCCAGGGGTGGGGCGACTCCTGGCTTTGGTGCTCCATCTGACCCCGCCGCCGACCTCGCCCGCCTCAAGGAACTCTCTGCTCAACTCGCCGCGGCGCAAGGGGAAGCACCGCTGATCCTGCTGTCGGTCGACCGCAATGCGGTTGCGGCGGTCGTGCAGGACTGGACCGGCATTCCCACCGGCCGCATGCTTTCGAGCCAGACGGAGAAGGCGCTGCGCTTGGCGCAGACGCTCGCCGCGCGTGTCGTCGGCCAGGACCACGCGATGGAAATGATCGCAAAGCGCGTGCAGACCAGTCGCGCCGGGCTCGGCGCGCCGGAAAAGCCGGTCGGCGTCTTCTTGCTTTGCGGCCCGTCGGGTGTCGGCAAGACCGAGACGGCGCTGGCGCTGGCCGAGATGCTCTATGGCGGCGAGCAGAATCTGATCTCCATCAACATGTCGGAGTTCCAGGAGGCGCATACTGTTTCCACGCTCAAGGGCGCGCCCCCCGGATATGTCGGCTACGGCAAGGGCGGCATCCTTACGGAAGCCGTCAGGCGCAGGCCGTATTCGGTGATCCTGCTCGACGAGGTCGAGAAGGCGCATCCCGATGTCCACGAGATCTTCTTCCAGGTCTTCGACAAGGGCATGATGGACGACAGCGAAGGGCGGCGCATCGACTTCAAGAATTCGCTGATCCTGCTCACTTCCAATGTCGGATCGGAGGTGATCATGCAGAGGACCAAGAACGGGCAGCTGCGCGAGAAGATCGAGGACCTCGACACGGCACTGCGCGCGCCGCTGCTCAAGGTCTTTCCCGCGGCCTTCTTGGGGCGAGTCGTGACAATCCCTTATTATCCGCTGTCGGGCGACATGATCGAGGCGATCACCCGCCATCAGTTCGGAAAGATCGCGCGCCGGCTCGCCGCCAGCCATGGCGCAGAACTGGTGATCGGCGACGGCGTCATGGACCTGATCAAGGCCCGTTGTACGGAGATCGAGTCCGGCGGCCGCATGATAGATGCGATCCTGACCAACACGCTGTTGCCGGAACTGAGCCGCGGCGTGCTCAACCGGTCACTCGATGGGGAGAAGCTGACGCGCGTGACTGTCGGCACGTCAGGCGAGGGGTTCAGCTACGACTTTGGGTAG
- a CDS encoding caspase family protein yields MLAVCALALLLLLTASFAAERVSGRRAALVIGNSAYQHLATLPNAVNDADRVREVLERANFEVTLGRDLNKKGLEETVLGFLRTLNDGDVALFYYSGHAVQVGGNNYMLPVDASMASSYDLEVEAYSMSSLLEYMRETSSLQIAILDACRDNPFANNAYFVGQKKLAVEGKKGLASVTPQNGTLIVYSTAPDQVALDGNNGMSPFTGAFTDYALKPNVEIRKLLSDIRSEVIKRTDGRQTPWDASSLTSSFFFVTRQNLLIIEDMREVRVPPKMEAVALRISPPITSGDTPLSVNFTKLPEAGTLWLGDRQIDLDSKISADEVSAVMMKPSSGDMKDEEIRYAVTTEGGRTASGIVKVVIDVSAPAPKTIKPSLTIAQGEVDEQAPAPKPILVAMASDVGTGFSPMPEEIVRSSSAPKGWLKLESRDPETQVAIGDQVVSEGDLIKAEDIGKLRIRPSLKVVADSGLSELKPIAEALKPQQPESTGTGTAANPAPAPAPKVEPVAPVRTVVLVPAVRTKTPAPITINVAVSVNECDTLAAEPLDVQAVADGKLPNDIDVSKALAACKSAVNEHPDVARFKYQYARALYADGEFDAALKALNEASDAGHVRASYLLGRLYQFGAAVKRDPAKAIPLFEAGAKRGDPYSQYALGRALVTGLGTKADVDRGMAMVTSAAESGHTYAMNMLGTEYLSGSNVKKDDARAFKFISESANRDDVYGLVLLGILYRDGSGVQKDAKRAAELFEKARARGHPYAGRLLGRMALRDKSADPKTVAGWYRESAERGDAWGAYFAAELLQDNPSLQHDGGEVARLLALSASHDTKEVSANAKAALAKVDNISVGKEVQLALQRAGQDIGAVDGKLGSQTRDAANAVLGADAPREPRDLLIGLLRKEWIDSRPRLDMLGS; encoded by the coding sequence ATGCTTGCTGTTTGCGCGCTCGCCTTGCTTCTACTTCTCACAGCCTCATTCGCAGCCGAGCGCGTCAGCGGACGCCGCGCTGCTCTGGTCATCGGCAATTCGGCCTACCAGCACCTCGCCACCTTGCCGAACGCGGTCAATGACGCCGACCGGGTTCGCGAGGTTCTCGAGCGCGCCAATTTCGAAGTGACGCTCGGCCGCGATCTCAACAAGAAAGGACTTGAGGAAACCGTTCTGGGCTTCCTGCGCACGCTCAACGATGGCGACGTGGCACTGTTCTACTACAGCGGCCATGCGGTTCAGGTCGGCGGCAACAACTACATGCTGCCAGTCGATGCCAGCATGGCCTCGTCCTACGACCTCGAGGTAGAGGCCTACAGCATGTCGAGCCTGCTCGAGTACATGCGCGAGACGTCGTCACTGCAGATCGCCATCCTCGATGCCTGTCGTGACAATCCCTTTGCCAACAACGCCTATTTCGTCGGCCAGAAGAAGCTGGCAGTCGAGGGCAAGAAGGGGCTCGCTTCGGTTACGCCTCAGAACGGCACGCTGATCGTCTACTCGACCGCGCCAGACCAGGTGGCGCTCGACGGCAACAACGGCATGAGCCCGTTCACCGGCGCCTTCACCGACTATGCGCTGAAGCCGAATGTCGAGATCCGCAAGCTGCTCAGCGACATTCGCTCGGAAGTCATCAAGCGCACCGACGGCCGTCAGACGCCGTGGGACGCCTCCAGCCTGACCTCCTCCTTCTTCTTCGTCACCCGCCAGAACCTCTTGATCATCGAAGACATGCGCGAGGTGCGCGTGCCGCCGAAGATGGAGGCCGTAGCGTTGCGCATCTCGCCGCCGATCACCAGCGGAGATACGCCCCTCAGCGTCAACTTCACCAAGCTGCCGGAGGCCGGTACGTTGTGGCTGGGCGACAGGCAGATCGATCTCGACAGCAAAATCTCGGCCGACGAGGTATCGGCGGTGATGATGAAACCCTCGTCCGGCGACATGAAAGACGAAGAGATCCGCTACGCGGTGACGACGGAAGGTGGACGCACCGCGAGCGGTATCGTCAAGGTCGTCATCGACGTCAGCGCACCGGCTCCGAAGACGATCAAGCCGAGCCTGACCATCGCTCAGGGCGAAGTCGACGAACAGGCACCGGCTCCCAAGCCGATCCTCGTCGCCATGGCATCGGATGTCGGCACCGGCTTCTCGCCGATGCCGGAAGAGATCGTTCGTTCGTCCAGCGCGCCCAAGGGCTGGCTGAAGCTCGAAAGCCGCGATCCGGAGACTCAGGTCGCCATCGGCGACCAGGTGGTTTCGGAAGGCGACCTTATCAAGGCCGAGGACATCGGCAAGCTGCGTATCCGGCCCTCGCTCAAGGTCGTTGCCGACAGCGGCCTGTCGGAGTTGAAACCTATCGCCGAGGCGTTGAAGCCGCAGCAGCCGGAAAGCACTGGCACCGGGACGGCTGCCAACCCTGCCCCGGCGCCCGCGCCCAAGGTCGAACCGGTCGCTCCCGTGCGCACGGTGGTGCTGGTGCCGGCCGTCAGGACCAAGACGCCAGCGCCCATCACCATCAACGTCGCCGTTTCGGTCAATGAGTGCGACACCCTGGCCGCCGAACCGCTCGACGTGCAGGCCGTCGCCGATGGCAAGCTGCCCAACGACATCGACGTGTCGAAGGCGCTCGCGGCCTGCAAGTCCGCCGTCAACGAGCATCCCGACGTTGCGCGCTTCAAGTACCAGTATGCCCGCGCGCTCTATGCCGACGGCGAGTTCGATGCCGCGCTGAAGGCACTCAATGAAGCCAGCGACGCGGGCCATGTGCGGGCGAGCTACCTGCTCGGTCGGCTCTACCAGTTCGGCGCCGCAGTAAAGCGTGATCCGGCCAAGGCGATCCCATTGTTCGAGGCTGGGGCAAAGCGCGGCGATCCATACTCGCAGTATGCGCTCGGGCGGGCCCTGGTCACCGGTCTCGGAACCAAGGCCGACGTCGACCGCGGCATGGCAATGGTCACGAGCGCGGCCGAGTCTGGCCACACCTACGCGATGAACATGCTGGGCACCGAGTATCTCTCCGGCAGCAACGTGAAGAAGGACGACGCCCGGGCATTCAAATTCATCTCCGAGTCCGCCAATCGGGACGATGTGTATGGATTGGTGCTTCTCGGCATCCTCTACCGCGACGGTTCTGGTGTCCAAAAGGACGCGAAGCGTGCAGCCGAGTTGTTCGAGAAGGCGCGCGCACGCGGCCATCCTTATGCCGGCCGCCTCCTCGGCCGCATGGCCCTGCGAGACAAGTCGGCAGACCCTAAGACTGTGGCCGGCTGGTATCGCGAGAGTGCCGAGCGCGGCGACGCCTGGGGCGCGTACTTCGCTGCGGAACTGCTTCAAGACAATCCGTCCCTGCAGCACGACGGAGGCGAGGTTGCCCGCCTGCTGGCGTTGTCCGCATCCCACGACACCAAGGAAGTGTCGGCGAATGCCAAGGCTGCACTGGCCAAGGTAGACAACATCAGCGTCGGCAAGGAAGTGCAACTCGCACTCCAGAGGGCGGGGCAGGACATCGGCGCGGTCGACGGCAAGCTCGGAAGCCAGACACGCGACGCGGCAAATGCCGTTCTCGGTGCCGATGCGCCGCGCGAACCCCGCGATCTGCTTATCGGACTGTTGCGCAAGGAATGGATCGATTCACGACCTCGACTGGACATGCTGGGCTCATAA